In Mycobacterium tuberculosis H37Rv, a single window of DNA contains:
- the fadA3 gene encoding beta-ketoacyl CoA thiolase FadA (Belongs to the thiolase family.): MPEAVIVSTARSPIGRAMKGSLVGMRPDDLAVQMVRAALDKVPALNPHQIDDLMMGCGLPGGESGFNIARVVAVALGYDFLPGTTVNRYCSSSLQTTRMAFHAIKAGEGDAFISAGVETVSRFAKGNSDSWPDTKNPLFDGAQERSAAAAAGADEWHDPRTDQKLPDIYIAMGQTAENVAIMTGISREEQDRWGVRSQNRAEEAIKNGFFEREITPVTLPDGTTVSTDDGPRPGTTYEKVSELKPAFRPNGTVTAGNACPLNDGAAAVVITSDTKAKELGLTPLARIVSTGVSGLSPEIMGLGPIEASKKALERAGMAITDIDLVEINEAFAVQVLGSARELGIDEDKLNISGGAIALGHPFGMTGARITTTLLNNLQTYDKTFGLETMCVGGGQGMAMVIERLA, translated from the coding sequence ATGCCAGAAGCTGTCATCGTCTCGACTGCCCGCTCGCCGATTGGCCGGGCCATGAAAGGATCGCTGGTCGGCATGCGGCCCGACGACCTGGCCGTCCAGATGGTGCGCGCCGCGCTCGACAAGGTTCCGGCACTGAACCCCCATCAGATCGACGACCTCATGATGGGCTGTGGCCTGCCAGGCGGTGAGTCCGGTTTCAACATCGCCCGTGTCGTCGCCGTCGCGCTCGGCTATGACTTCCTGCCGGGCACCACGGTCAACCGGTACTGTTCGTCGTCGCTGCAGACCACCCGGATGGCCTTCCACGCGATCAAGGCCGGTGAGGGCGACGCGTTCATCTCCGCGGGCGTGGAAACCGTCTCCCGGTTCGCCAAGGGAAACTCCGACTCCTGGCCGGACACCAAGAACCCGCTGTTCGACGGGGCTCAGGAACGTTCGGCCGCGGCAGCCGCCGGCGCCGACGAATGGCACGATCCCCGCACCGATCAGAAGCTGCCGGACATCTATATTGCGATGGGCCAGACCGCGGAAAACGTCGCCATCATGACCGGCATCAGCCGCGAAGAACAGGACCGCTGGGGCGTGCGCAGCCAGAACCGGGCCGAAGAGGCGATCAAGAACGGGTTCTTCGAACGAGAAATCACGCCGGTCACCCTTCCGGACGGCACCACGGTCAGCACCGACGACGGCCCGCGACCGGGTACCACCTACGAAAAGGTCAGCGAGCTCAAGCCGGCTTTCCGGCCGAATGGCACCGTGACCGCGGGGAATGCCTGTCCGCTCAACGACGGGGCCGCCGCGGTGGTGATCACCAGCGACACCAAGGCCAAGGAATTAGGCTTGACACCGCTGGCGCGCATTGTGTCCACCGGGGTCAGCGGGCTGTCCCCGGAGATCATGGGCTTAGGGCCGATCGAGGCGTCCAAGAAGGCGCTGGAAAGAGCCGGGATGGCGATCACCGACATCGACCTGGTCGAGATCAACGAGGCCTTCGCGGTGCAGGTCCTGGGCTCGGCGCGCGAGCTGGGCATCGACGAGGACAAGCTCAACATCTCAGGTGGCGCGATCGCCCTAGGTCACCCGTTCGGTATGACGGGCGCGCGCATCACCACCACGCTGTTGAACAACCTGCAGACCTACGACAAGACGTTCGGTCTGGAAACCATGTGTGTCGGTGGCGGCCAGGGCATGGCGATGGTGATCGAGCGCCTCGCGTGA
- the lpqV gene encoding lipoprotein LpqV has translation MRPSRYAPLLCAMVLALAWLSAVAGCSRGGSSKAGRSSSVAGTLPAGVVGVSPAGVTTRVDAPAESTEEEYYQACHAARLWMDAQPGSGESLIEPYLAVVQASPSGVAGSWHIRWAALTPARQAAVIVAARAAANAECG, from the coding sequence GTGCGCCCGAGCCGTTATGCCCCCCTGCTGTGCGCAATGGTTTTGGCGCTGGCGTGGTTGTCGGCCGTTGCCGGCTGCTCTCGCGGCGGCAGCAGCAAAGCCGGACGTTCGTCAAGCGTTGCCGGTACGTTGCCGGCGGGCGTCGTCGGCGTCTCCCCGGCCGGCGTGACCACCAGGGTTGACGCTCCCGCGGAATCGACCGAGGAGGAGTATTACCAGGCCTGTCACGCCGCAAGGCTGTGGATGGATGCCCAGCCCGGCTCCGGCGAGTCGTTAATCGAGCCGTATCTGGCGGTGGTCCAAGCATCGCCATCCGGAGTTGCCGGCAGCTGGCACATCCGCTGGGCGGCGCTGACCCCGGCACGGCAGGCGGCCGTGATCGTCGCGGCGCGCGCCGCCGCCAACGCGGAATGCGGATAA
- the echA8 gene encoding enoyl-CoA hydratase EchA8 (enoyl hydrase (unsaturated acyl-CoA hydratase) (crotonase)) — translation MTYETILVERDQRVGIITLNRPQALNALNSQVMNEVTSAATELDDDPDIGAIIITGSAKAFAAGADIKEMADLTFADAFTADFFATWGKLAAVRTPTIAAVAGYALGGGCELAMMCDVLIAADTAKFGQPEIKLGVLPGMGGSQRLTRAIGKAKAMDLILTGRTMDAAEAERSGLVSRVVPADDLLTEARATATTISQMSASAARMAKEAVNRAFESSLSEGLLYERRLFHSAFATEDQSEGMAAFIEKRAPQFTHR, via the coding sequence ATGACGTACGAAACCATCCTGGTCGAGCGCGATCAGCGAGTTGGCATTATCACGCTGAACCGTCCCCAGGCACTGAACGCGCTCAACAGCCAGGTGATGAACGAGGTCACCAGCGCTGCAACCGAACTGGACGATGACCCGGACATTGGGGCGATCATCATCACCGGTTCGGCCAAAGCGTTTGCCGCCGGAGCCGACATCAAAGAAATGGCCGACCTGACGTTCGCCGACGCGTTCACCGCCGACTTCTTCGCCACCTGGGGCAAGCTGGCCGCCGTGCGCACCCCGACGATCGCCGCGGTGGCGGGATACGCGCTCGGCGGTGGCTGCGAGCTGGCGATGATGTGCGACGTGCTGATCGCCGCCGACACCGCGAAGTTCGGACAGCCCGAGATAAAGCTGGGCGTGCTGCCAGGCATGGGCGGCTCCCAGCGGCTGACCCGGGCTATCGGCAAGGCTAAGGCGATGGACCTCATCCTGACCGGGCGCACCATGGACGCCGCCGAGGCCGAGCGCAGCGGTCTGGTTTCACGGGTGGTGCCGGCCGACGACTTGCTGACCGAAGCCAGGGCCACTGCCACGACCATTTCGCAGATGTCGGCCTCGGCGGCCCGGATGGCCAAGGAGGCCGTCAACCGGGCTTTCGAATCCAGTTTGTCCGAGGGGCTGCTCTACGAACGCCGGCTTTTCCATTCGGCTTTCGCGACCGAAGACCAATCCGAAGGTATGGCAGCGTTCATCGAGAAACGCGCTCCCCAGTTCACCCACCGATGA
- the fadD14 gene encoding fatty-acid--CoA ligase FadD14 (fatty-acid-CoA synthetase (fatty-acid-CoA synthase)) — translation MYGTMQDFPLTITAIMRHGCGVHGRRTVTTATGEGYRHSSYRDVGQRAGQLANALRRLGVTGDQRVATFMWNNTEHLVTYFAVPSMGAVLHTLNIRLFPEQIAYVTNEAEDRVILVDLSLARLLAPVLPKLDTVHTVIAVGEGDTTPLREAGKTVLRFAELIDAESPDFGWPQIDENSAAAMCYTSGTTGNPKGVVYSHRSSFLHTMAACTTNGIGVGSSDKVLPIVPMFHANGWGLPYAALMAGADLVLPDRHLDARSLIHMVETLKPTLAGAVPTIWNDVMHYLEKDPDHDMSSLRLVACGGSAVPESLMRTFEDKHDVQIRQLWGMTETSPLATMAWPPPGTPDDQHWAFRITQGQPVCGVETRIVDDDGQVLPNDGNAVGEVEVRGPWIAGSYYGGRDESKFDSGWLRTGDVGRIDEQGFITLTDRAKDVIKSGGEWISSVELENCLIAHPDVLEAAVVGVPDERWQERPLAVVVVREGATVSAGDLRAFLADKVVRWWLPERWAFVDEIPRTSVGKYDKKAIRSRYAEGAYQITEVHT, via the coding sequence ATGTACGGCACGATGCAGGACTTTCCGTTGACGATCACCGCGATCATGCGCCACGGCTGCGGTGTCCACGGGCGACGCACGGTCACCACCGCGACGGGTGAGGGCTATCGGCACAGTAGCTATCGCGATGTGGGGCAACGAGCTGGCCAGCTGGCAAATGCGTTGCGCCGCCTCGGTGTTACCGGGGACCAGCGGGTTGCCACGTTCATGTGGAACAACACCGAACACTTGGTGACCTACTTCGCGGTCCCGTCGATGGGCGCGGTGCTGCATACCCTCAACATCCGGCTCTTCCCCGAGCAGATCGCCTATGTCACCAACGAGGCCGAAGACCGCGTCATTCTGGTCGACTTGTCATTGGCCAGACTGCTCGCGCCGGTGCTGCCCAAACTCGACACCGTGCATACCGTGATCGCGGTAGGAGAGGGCGACACGACGCCGCTGCGGGAAGCTGGCAAGACCGTGCTGCGCTTCGCCGAATTAATTGACGCCGAATCCCCCGACTTCGGGTGGCCGCAGATCGATGAGAACTCCGCGGCCGCAATGTGTTACACCAGCGGTACTACCGGCAATCCCAAAGGCGTTGTATACAGCCATCGTTCGAGCTTTCTGCACACGATGGCGGCCTGCACCACAAACGGTATCGGGGTCGGGTCCAGTGACAAGGTGCTGCCGATCGTGCCGATGTTTCATGCCAACGGGTGGGGGCTACCGTATGCGGCCTTGATGGCGGGTGCGGACTTGGTGCTACCCGATCGGCATCTCGACGCCCGCTCGCTGATCCACATGGTGGAGACGCTGAAGCCGACGTTGGCCGGCGCGGTGCCAACCATCTGGAACGACGTCATGCATTACCTAGAGAAGGACCCCGATCACGACATGTCATCGCTGCGTCTGGTCGCCTGCGGCGGATCGGCGGTTCCGGAATCGCTGATGCGCACCTTCGAGGACAAGCACGATGTCCAGATTCGGCAGCTGTGGGGCATGACGGAAACATCGCCGCTGGCCACCATGGCCTGGCCGCCACCTGGCACCCCGGACGACCAGCATTGGGCATTCCGCATCACTCAGGGCCAACCGGTGTGCGGGGTGGAGACCCGGATCGTCGACGACGATGGCCAGGTGCTGCCCAACGACGGCAACGCCGTTGGCGAGGTGGAGGTTCGCGGGCCCTGGATTGCTGGCTCGTATTACGGGGGACGTGACGAGTCCAAGTTCGATTCCGGCTGGTTGCGCACCGGTGACGTCGGCCGCATCGACGAGCAAGGCTTCATCACCCTGACCGACCGCGCCAAAGACGTCATCAAGTCCGGCGGTGAATGGATCTCCTCGGTTGAGTTGGAGAACTGCCTTATCGCGCACCCGGACGTGCTCGAGGCCGCGGTCGTCGGCGTTCCCGACGAGCGCTGGCAGGAACGGCCGCTGGCGGTTGTCGTAGTTCGGGAAGGGGCCACCGTTAGTGCTGGTGATCTGCGAGCATTCCTGGCGGACAAGGTCGTTCGCTGGTGGTTGCCGGAGCGGTGGGCGTTTGTCGACGAGATTCCCCGCACCAGCGTGGGCAAGTACGACAAGAAGGCCATCCGTTCTCGCTACGCCGAAGGTGCCTACCAGATCACCGAGGTGCACACTTGA
- the PE_PGRS19 gene encoding PE-PGRS family protein PE_PGRS19 (Member of the Mycobacterium tuberculosis PE family, PGRS subfamily of ala-, gly-rich proteins): protein MSFVLVSPSQLMAAAADVAGIGSAISAANAAALAPTSVLAAAGADEVSAAVAALFSAHAGQYQQLGARAALFHEQFVQALTGAASAYASAEATNVEQQVLGLINAPTQALLGRPLIGNGADGTAANPNGGAGGLLYGNGGNGFSQTTAGLTGGTGGSAGLIGNGGNGGAGGAGANGGAGGNGGWLYGSGGNGGAGGAGPAGAIGAPGVAGGAGGAGGTAGLFGNGGVGGVGGDGGQGGNGAGAGASGTKGGDAGAGGAGGAGGWIHGHGGAGGDGGAGGAGGQASPGAPGPPSQPGGAGGAGGAGGRGGDGGSAGWLSGNGGDAGNGGGGGTAGGAGNGGQFGGDGGTGGTGGTAGAGGNGGRGAVLFGHGGNAGHGGAGGNGAAAGAGGEHVVATAGKGGTGGVGGDGGGGGAGGGGGLLYGNGGAGGAGNSGGDGGTGLNAALGGNGGGGGVGGNAGAGGTGGSAGWLSGNGGAGGSGGSAGAGGAGGKGGDTPNGLAINPGIGGNGGDTGNAGNGGNGGSAARLFGGGGAGGAGGTGSTAGSGGSGGTNPPTGLQAAGGNGGSGHAGGHGGNGGGAGLLGGGGTGGNGGGGGQGGLGAAAGGVDGNGGNGGNGGKGGDAQLVGDGGNGGNGGKGGAGLIAGLDGAGGAGGTRGLIFGNAGTPGQ, encoded by the coding sequence GTGTCGTTTGTGTTGGTGTCTCCGTCGCAGCTGATGGCCGCGGCGGCCGATGTGGCCGGTATCGGTTCGGCAATCAGCGCGGCCAACGCGGCCGCCCTGGCCCCGACGTCGGTGCTGGCCGCGGCCGGTGCCGATGAGGTGTCCGCGGCGGTCGCGGCACTGTTTTCCGCCCACGCCGGCCAGTATCAACAGCTGGGCGCGCGTGCAGCGCTGTTTCACGAGCAGTTCGTGCAGGCATTGACCGGGGCGGCGAGCGCGTATGCCAGCGCCGAGGCGACCAATGTCGAGCAGCAGGTGCTGGGTTTGATCAACGCGCCCACCCAGGCGCTGTTGGGGCGTCCGCTGATCGGCAACGGCGCCGATGGGACCGCGGCCAATCCCAACGGTGGCGCCGGTGGGTTGTTGTACGGCAACGGCGGCAACGGGTTTTCCCAAACCACCGCCGGGCTCACCGGGGGTACCGGCGGGTCGGCCGGGTTGATCGGCAACGGCGGCAACGGAGGGGCCGGCGGAGCCGGCGCCAACGGCGGCGCGGGCGGCAACGGCGGCTGGCTCTACGGCAGCGGCGGCAATGGCGGCGCCGGCGGCGCCGGCCCCGCCGGAGCCATCGGCGCGCCGGGCGTCGCGGGTGGTGCCGGCGGGGCCGGGGGAACGGCCGGATTGTTCGGCAACGGCGGTGTCGGCGGCGTCGGCGGTGACGGCGGACAAGGCGGCAACGGTGCCGGCGCCGGGGCCAGCGGCACCAAGGGCGGTGACGCCGGCGCCGGCGGGGCGGGCGGTGCCGGCGGCTGGATCCACGGCCACGGCGGCGCCGGCGGTGACGGCGGCGCCGGCGGGGCCGGCGGACAAGCCAGTCCCGGCGCCCCCGGCCCACCCAGCCAACCGGGCGGCGCCGGTGGTGCGGGCGGCGCCGGTGGCCGCGGTGGCGACGGCGGGTCGGCCGGCTGGCTGTCCGGCAACGGCGGTGACGCCGGCAACGGCGGCGGCGGCGGCACCGCCGGCGGTGCCGGCAACGGCGGCCAATTCGGTGGAGACGGCGGCACCGGCGGCACCGGCGGCACCGCCGGCGCCGGCGGCAACGGCGGACGAGGCGCCGTGCTGTTCGGTCACGGAGGTAACGCCGGGCACGGCGGCGCCGGCGGCAACGGCGCGGCCGCCGGCGCCGGCGGCGAACATGTCGTGGCCACCGCCGGTAAGGGTGGTACGGGTGGTGTCGGCGGCGACGGCGGCGGCGGCGGCGCCGGTGGTGGCGGTGGGCTGCTGTATGGCAACGGCGGGGCCGGCGGCGCCGGCAACTCCGGGGGCGACGGCGGCACCGGGCTCAACGCCGCACTAGGTGGTAACGGTGGCGGTGGCGGTGTCGGCGGCAACGCCGGGGCCGGCGGCACCGGCGGGTCGGCCGGCTGGCTGTCGGGCAACGGCGGCGCCGGCGGTAGCGGCGGCAGCGCCGGAGCCGGCGGCGCCGGCGGAAAGGGCGGCGACACCCCCAACGGTCTGGCCATCAATCCCGGTATCGGCGGCAACGGCGGGGACACCGGCAACGCCGGCAACGGCGGCAACGGCGGATCGGCCGCCAGGCTGTTCGGTGGCGGCGGCGCCGGCGGCGCCGGCGGAACGGGCAGCACCGCCGGCAGCGGCGGCAGCGGCGGCACCAACCCGCCGACCGGGCTTCAAGCCGCCGGCGGTAACGGCGGCAGCGGTCACGCGGGCGGTCACGGCGGCAACGGCGGCGGCGCCGGCCTGCTCGGCGGCGGCGGCACCGGCGGCAACGGCGGGGGCGGCGGCCAAGGCGGTCTGGGCGCCGCCGCCGGCGGTGTCGACGGCAACGGCGGCAACGGCGGCAACGGCGGCAAGGGCGGCGACGCCCAGTTGGTCGGTGACGGCGGCAACGGCGGCAACGGCGGCAAGGGTGGCGCCGGCCTGATCGCCGGACTCGACGGCGCCGGCGGCGCCGGCGGAACTCGAGGACTCATCTTCGGCAACGCCGGCACGCCGGGGCAGTAA
- the echA9 gene encoding enoyl-CoA hydratase EchA9 (enoyl hydrase (unsaturated acyl-CoA hydratase) (crotonase)), which translates to MTGESHEVLTNVEGGVGFVTLNRPKAINSLNQTMVDLLATVLMSWEHEDAVHAVVLSGAGERGLCAGGDVVAVYHSARKDGVEARRFWRHEYLLNALIGRFAKPYVALMDGIVMGGGVGVSAHANTRVVTDTSKVAMPEVGIGFIPDVGGVYLLSRAPGALGLHAALTGAPFSGADAIALGFADHFVPHGDLDAFTQKIVTGGVESALAAHAVEPPPSTLAAQRDWIDECYAGDSVADIVAALRKQGGEPAVNASDLIASRSPIALSVTLQAVRRAAKLDTLEDVLIQDYRVSSASLRSHDLVEGIRAQLIDKDRNPNWSPATLDAITAADIEAYFEPVDDDLSF; encoded by the coding sequence GTGACCGGCGAATCGCATGAGGTCCTGACAAACGTCGAGGGCGGTGTCGGATTCGTGACGCTCAACCGCCCCAAGGCGATCAACTCACTGAACCAAACCATGGTCGACCTGCTGGCCACAGTGCTCATGAGCTGGGAGCATGAGGACGCGGTGCACGCGGTGGTGCTCTCCGGAGCCGGCGAACGCGGACTTTGCGCCGGCGGGGACGTGGTGGCCGTCTACCACAGTGCCCGCAAGGACGGGGTCGAGGCGCGGCGGTTCTGGCGCCACGAGTATCTGCTCAACGCCCTGATCGGCCGGTTCGCCAAGCCCTACGTGGCGTTGATGGACGGCATCGTAATGGGCGGCGGCGTCGGCGTCAGCGCACACGCGAACACCCGGGTGGTTACCGATACCTCCAAGGTCGCGATGCCCGAAGTGGGCATCGGGTTCATCCCCGACGTCGGCGGGGTGTATTTGCTGTCGCGTGCACCCGGCGCGCTGGGTCTGCACGCCGCCCTGACTGGAGCGCCGTTTTCCGGCGCCGACGCCATCGCGCTGGGATTCGCCGACCACTTCGTGCCACACGGCGACCTCGATGCGTTCACGCAGAAGATCGTCACCGGCGGCGTGGAGAGCGCATTGGCCGCCCACGCCGTCGAACCTCCACCGAGCACGCTTGCCGCCCAACGTGATTGGATCGACGAATGCTATGCCGGCGACAGCGTCGCCGACATCGTTGCGGCGCTGCGGAAACAGGGCGGCGAACCAGCCGTAAATGCTTCCGACCTGATTGCCAGCCGCTCCCCCATCGCGCTGTCGGTGACGTTGCAGGCAGTGCGTCGCGCCGCCAAACTCGACACGCTAGAAGACGTGTTGATCCAGGACTATCGGGTGTCATCGGCGTCGCTGCGCTCGCATGACCTGGTGGAGGGCATCCGCGCGCAGTTGATCGACAAGGATCGCAACCCGAACTGGTCGCCGGCAACCCTGGACGCGATCACGGCGGCCGACATCGAAGCCTATTTCGAACCGGTCGACGATGACTTGAGTTTCTAG
- a CDS encoding transmembrane protein → MRETSNPVFRSLPKQRGGYAQFGTGTAQQGFPADPYLAPYREAKATRPLTIDDVVTKTGLTLAMLAGTAVVSYFLVASNVALAMPLTLVGALGGLALVLVATFGRKQDNPAIVLSYAALEGLFLGAISFVLANFTVASANAGVLIGEAILGTMGVFFGMLVVYKTGAIRVTPKFTRMVVAALFGVLVLMLGNLVLAMFNVGGGEGLGLRSPGPLGIIFSLVCIGIAAFSFLIDFDAADQMIRAGAPEKAAWGVALGLTVTLVWLYIEILRLLSYLQNE, encoded by the coding sequence GTGCGGGAGACAAGCAACCCGGTATTTCGTTCGTTGCCTAAGCAGCGGGGCGGATACGCGCAATTCGGAACTGGCACCGCCCAGCAGGGATTCCCAGCCGATCCCTACCTGGCGCCCTATCGGGAAGCAAAGGCCACCCGCCCGCTGACCATCGACGATGTCGTGACCAAGACGGGCCTGACGCTGGCTATGTTGGCGGGCACCGCCGTCGTCTCCTACTTCCTGGTTGCGTCGAACGTCGCACTGGCCATGCCGCTGACCTTGGTGGGGGCTTTGGGTGGTTTGGCGCTGGTGCTGGTGGCCACCTTCGGCCGCAAGCAGGACAACCCGGCGATCGTGCTCAGCTACGCGGCGCTCGAGGGCCTGTTCCTGGGTGCCATCTCGTTCGTCTTGGCTAACTTCACGGTGGCGTCCGCGAATGCTGGGGTGCTGATCGGGGAGGCCATCTTAGGGACGATGGGTGTGTTCTTCGGCATGCTCGTCGTCTACAAGACAGGGGCCATCCGGGTCACCCCCAAGTTCACCCGAATGGTGGTCGCTGCGCTGTTCGGCGTGCTGGTCTTGATGCTCGGCAACCTCGTGCTGGCGATGTTCAATGTCGGCGGCGGTGAAGGCTTGGGCTTACGCAGCCCCGGACCGCTGGGGATCATCTTCTCGCTGGTGTGCATCGGCATCGCGGCGTTCAGCTTCCTGATCGACTTCGATGCGGCTGATCAGATGATTCGCGCGGGAGCACCGGAGAAGGCGGCATGGGGCGTCGCGTTAGGCCTGACCGTAACGCTGGTCTGGTTGTACATCGAGATCCTGCGCCTGCTCAGTTATCTACAGAATGAGTAG
- the PE_PGRS20 gene encoding PE-PGRS family protein PE_PGRS20 (Member of the Mycobacterium tuberculosis PE family, PGRS subfamily of ala-, gly-rich proteins), whose translation MSYMIAVPDMLSSAAGDLASIGSSINASTRAAAAATTRLLPAAADEVSAHIAALFSGHGEGYQAIARQMAAFHDQFTLALTSSAGAYASAEATNVEQQVLGLINAPTQALLGRPLIGNGADGTAANPNGGAGGLLYGNGGNGFSQTTAGLTGGTGGSAGLIGNGGNGGAGGAGANGGAGGNGGWLYGSGGNGGAGGAGPAGAIGAPGVAGGAGGAGGTAGLFGNGGAGGAGGAGGAGGRGGDGGSAGWLSGNGGDAGTGGGGGNAGNGGNGGSAGWLSGNGGTGGGGGTAGAGGQGGNGNSGIDPGNGGQGADTGNAGNGGHGGSAAKLFGDGGAGGAGGMGSTGGTGGGGGFGGGTGGNGGNGHAGGAGGSGGTAGLLGSGGSGGTGGDGGNGGLGAGSGAKGNGGNGGDGGKGGDAQLIGNGGNGGNGGKGGTGLMPGINGTGGAGGSRGQISGNPGTPGQ comes from the coding sequence ATGTCCTACATGATTGCGGTGCCAGACATGCTCAGCTCGGCGGCTGGGGATTTGGCCAGCATCGGATCGTCGATCAATGCCTCAACGAGGGCGGCCGCGGCCGCGACGACGAGGTTGTTGCCGGCCGCCGCCGACGAAGTGTCGGCCCACATTGCGGCACTGTTTAGCGGACATGGCGAGGGCTATCAGGCGATCGCCCGGCAGATGGCAGCGTTTCATGACCAGTTCACGCTGGCCCTGACGTCAAGTGCGGGCGCGTATGCCAGCGCCGAGGCGACCAACGTCGAACAGCAGGTGCTGGGTTTGATCAACGCGCCCACCCAGGCGCTGTTGGGGCGTCCGCTGATCGGCAACGGCGCCGATGGGACCGCGGCCAATCCCAACGGTGGCGCCGGTGGGTTGTTGTACGGCAACGGCGGCAACGGGTTTTCCCAAACCACCGCCGGGCTCACCGGGGGTACCGGCGGGTCGGCCGGGTTGATCGGCAACGGCGGCAACGGAGGGGCCGGCGGAGCCGGCGCCAACGGCGGCGCGGGCGGCAACGGCGGCTGGCTCTACGGCAGCGGCGGCAATGGCGGCGCCGGCGGCGCCGGCCCCGCCGGAGCCATCGGCGCGCCGGGCGTCGCGGGTGGTGCCGGCGGGGCCGGGGGAACGGCCGGATTGTTCGGCAACGGCGGTGCCGGCGGTGCCGGCGGAGCGGGCGGCGCCGGCGGCCGCGGTGGCGACGGCGGGTCGGCCGGCTGGCTGTCCGGCAACGGCGGCGACGCCGGCACCGGCGGCGGCGGCGGCAACGCCGGCAACGGCGGCAACGGCGGGTCAGCCGGCTGGCTGTCGGGCAACGGCGGCACCGGCGGAGGCGGCGGCACCGCCGGCGCCGGCGGCCAAGGCGGCAACGGCAACAGCGGTATTGATCCCGGTAACGGCGGCCAGGGCGCAGACACCGGCAACGCCGGCAACGGCGGCCACGGCGGATCGGCCGCCAAGCTGTTCGGCGACGGCGGCGCCGGCGGCGCCGGTGGGATGGGCAGCACCGGCGGCACCGGCGGTGGCGGCGGCTTCGGCGGCGGCACCGGCGGCAACGGTGGCAACGGCCACGCGGGCGGTGCCGGCGGTAGCGGCGGCACCGCCGGCCTGCTCGGCAGCGGAGGCAGCGGCGGCACCGGCGGCGACGGCGGCAACGGCGGTCTGGGCGCCGGCAGCGGCGCCAAAGGCAACGGCGGCAACGGTGGCGACGGCGGCAAGGGCGGCGACGCCCAGTTGATCGGTAACGGCGGTAACGGCGGCAACGGTGGCAAAGGCGGCACCGGCCTGATGCCCGGAATCAACGGCACTGGAGGCGCCGGCGGTAGTCGCGGGCAGATCTCCGGCAACCCCGGCACGCCCGGGCAATAA
- a CDS encoding NTE family protein translates to MPAPAALRVRGSSSPRVALALGSGGARGYAHIGVIQALRERGYDIVGIAGSSMGAVVGGVHAAGRLDEFAHWAKSLTQRTILRLLDPSISAAGILRAEKILDAVRDIVGPVAIEQLPIPYTAVATDLLAGKSVWFQRGPLDAAIRASIAIPGVIAPHEVDGRLLADGGILDPLPMAPIAGVNADLTIAVSLNGSEAGPARDAEPNVTAEWLNRMVRSTSALFDVSAARSLLDRPTARAVLSRFGAAAAESDSWSQAPEIEQRPAGPPADREEAADTPGLPKMGSFEVMNRTIDIAQSALARHTLAGYPADLLIEVPRSTCRSLEFHRAVEVIAVGRALATQALEAFEIDDDESAAATIEG, encoded by the coding sequence ATGCCCGCACCAGCTGCCCTCCGGGTGCGAGGGTCGTCTTCGCCGCGCGTCGCACTGGCGCTCGGCAGCGGCGGCGCCCGGGGTTACGCCCACATCGGAGTGATCCAGGCGCTGCGGGAGCGCGGCTATGACATCGTTGGGATCGCCGGCTCGTCGATGGGCGCGGTGGTCGGTGGGGTGCATGCGGCCGGCCGACTCGACGAGTTCGCCCACTGGGCCAAGTCCCTGACGCAGCGCACCATCTTGCGGCTGCTGGATCCGTCTATTAGCGCGGCCGGCATCCTGCGGGCAGAAAAGATTCTCGACGCGGTGCGCGACATCGTCGGCCCGGTCGCCATCGAGCAGCTGCCGATCCCCTATACCGCGGTGGCCACCGACCTACTGGCCGGCAAGTCGGTGTGGTTTCAGCGCGGCCCCCTCGACGCGGCGATCCGGGCGTCCATCGCCATACCCGGGGTGATCGCCCCACACGAAGTCGACGGACGCCTGCTGGCCGACGGCGGAATCCTGGATCCACTGCCGATGGCGCCGATCGCCGGGGTCAACGCCGACCTGACCATCGCGGTCAGCCTTAACGGCAGTGAGGCCGGCCCCGCTCGCGATGCGGAGCCCAACGTCACCGCCGAGTGGTTGAACCGCATGGTGCGCAGCACTTCCGCGCTGTTTGACGTCAGCGCCGCCCGGTCGCTGCTCGACCGGCCTACGGCGCGGGCGGTGCTGAGTCGCTTCGGCGCGGCGGCCGCGGAATCGGATTCCTGGTCGCAAGCTCCGGAGATCGAGCAGCGTCCAGCCGGCCCACCAGCTGACCGCGAGGAAGCCGCTGACACACCCGGGCTACCCAAAATGGGCAGTTTCGAGGTGATGAATCGGACGATCGATATCGCCCAATCCGCACTGGCGCGCCATACGCTGGCGGGCTATCCGGCCGACCTGCTGATCGAGGTACCGCGTTCAACGTGCCGAAGCCTGGAATTTCACCGCGCGGTGGAGGTGATCGCCGTCGGCCGCGCGCTGGCCACCCAAGCCTTGGAAGCATTCGAGATCGACGACGACGAATCTGCCGCTGCGACCATCGAGGGCTGA